Genomic segment of Primulina tabacum isolate GXHZ01 chromosome 11, ASM2559414v2, whole genome shotgun sequence:
GGCAAAGATTTTATAGCCCATAAAAGCATGAGAAATAAAGATAATTTATTTCGAAAAGCTTCTGCAACAATGTGTTACACTTTGGAACAGATGAAGCAACTAACCAGCTCCTAGAAAGGACAATAAAGAGGAGCAACCAGGAAGGCTAAGCGACGATTGAAATTTCACATTGGTTCCAGGTTCTTCTATGTATTCTGGATCCACAACTGAAGTCAAGACATTAATGTTATTAGATAAttgacaagactgctgaacGTGACAAAGAAGAGGTAGACATGTTTTTACAAACAAGTTTCAGTAAATATGATCCATGTCTATGCGTATAAATGTACCAGTAGTCATTTGCTACAAAACAACTCATAATTTTTGTACTAGCATATGCCAAATTATTAAATCTGCAAGGAGTATTAGCAGAATAAGTTGGATTCCTTAGTTTATTAAAGAGTGACTTATAAACTCATGAGGCTTAACCATCCAGTAGGCTATAGAGTAATTTCACCAGAAGACAAAGATTTCATGTTGATCAGCCATGCAGTATCATTATAAAATTTTACGCTTAGATCTTTAATGTTACAAATTTCACAAAGTCCTGTTCAATATAAGCAATATCCATCCATTTAGCTTCTCCTCTAAGCAGATTTGAACATCAAATCAAGATTGCTAGACTAACCTGCAAGTGTTTCACAACAACAGTGCGATTTACACTACTTCAGCAGTCAATTTTAATACTAAATTACCACTTGAGATTAACATGTCCATGATTATCACAATCTACATTCAAACCATGATTAATATTACTGGCAACTCATCGTCGTATAAAATAATTGTAAAATGAGTCGAGGACCGAGTTTAATTCGTGAGGGGGACGATATTAATAACTTTAGGAAAATTACagatacaatattttttttcattggAGCAACAGTCCCATAAAATGTAAACCTCACACACTTCCAACCAAATCAGATACTTGGAGGAAAAAGGGAACTGCCAGGACTTTGAGAAAGCGAAGCACGCATTCCAAACAAGTCAACAAAAAGGATACCTTTTTCTTGTGTTTAATTAGGACACGAAACTAACAGGTCCACAAGAATTTCCTAAACAAACACAATAATTTACCAGAAGAAGATGAAGCAGCATTTGGTGAGACGTGAGTGTGGAGTCTGGAATTCCTCTCGATAGGGACAATCGTAAAAGTGGATAAGTAGGAAAAGGCTAAGCCCCTGTTCAAGAAAGATAACGGCTTGCTTGGAGTATTTTCAAGATAGCAGATTTTGGGTTTCACATCAAGGGAGTTGATTTTGGTGGGCGAGGAAAGACAAAGTTGGGTGGGCATTGCCGCAATTGAAGCCATTTTCTGTAAATGTGATTGTCTGAAGGAGTTGGATTACTAATCCCAGCTGCATTTAGGAAAATATATGACGCATGTATGCTAGACTTTAGGATTAGGTGTGCCATAAATATGTTTAAATCACTCGTAGGTTAACTTTAGTGATAATAACTTGAACAAAGTTGGTGTCTTTATACAAATCTCCACCGCCGGACGGAACTTGAACAAAGTTGGTGTCTTTATACAAATCTCCACCGCCGGACGGTAAAGTCACAGTAGTGTCAATATCAGACTGAGGCCCTGCTTTTGGTGCGTGGTTGGATAAGTTTAAAGATTTGATTTACATGATTATTATCGAATATAATTTTTGATTTATCATAATTAATATCAAAATCATGAGATATTCGTGAGTTCGATTTTTATTGacagtaaaaaaatataattattgagATATAGATTGCTGGAGTGCAATTATTATCGCTCTATGTTAGACCAATTGAAATGTGATAGTTGAAATGTTATACTATTGAAAAGATTTGAGTTATATCATCATGATCTGTTATAGTTTATGACAGCGTCAAACATTCAATCCTTGAGAACTTATTACTAAaactaatattatttttttaaaataaaatatagataagtattaagaaaaattttagaaattttttttatttgaaaaagtaCTTTGATATTTAAGaggatattttgtgaaattcaaTCGGAGTATAATATATCCATATAGATATGGATAATAGGTGGATATTAATATCAACAAAATTTTAATCTGCTAAATTCTGGAAAAATTTAAATTGGTAGAGCTCTCCATTAAACCTACAAATCTCCAATCTGCtcaaaataaatttgaattttaagcataattatttgattaaaaaaagaatcattttttttttatcaaatttagaatttcatcatataaaaaatctataatattttgtttcttTTGTCGATTTAGTAAACCTATTGATGCATTGTAATTTAATTATCTGTTCATAATTTTCATATACCTTTTCCACTCGTGTATAAAATTTCTCTCTCTCTAAACtaaacataatttatatatttatgtctATTCAAAACAAAATGGGTGAAAaatcaataataaattaaatgttgtcaagtttgaaattttaaaaatgtctTGGgagcaataattgtccctgtttagtagagcgatcgaatcgtggtgcttgagctgctgtgcggtttaaaagatttgagttgcaccattactagtagctatagcttttggtaaagcggcaaccgctcggtcctacaattggtatcagagctaaggtcacgggttcgatttccattgattgcaaagagtgcaattattgggagggagattgttgggtgcaataattgtccctgcttagTAGAGCGAATGAACCgtgatgcttgagctgctgtgcggtttaaaagatttgagttgcaccattactactagttATAGTTTTTAGTAaaacggcaagcgctcggtcctacaaaatGCATTGCATTTTATGGAATTTCATGAGATTTGAATTAGTATATCCAAATCCCATCAAATTTGATAAGATTTGGTGGGAtttgaattttataaatatacaattacttttttatccaaatcccatcaaattatatttatgtttagATGATTTCTAAAGATAGTTtagcaaaattttaaaattccaaaTTTGAATCCTTTTTTCTCCAAACAAGAAATAGATTtgtaaatactatttttaaattttaaaccaaacgccaaaatgaaatttcaaataCTTGAATTTCCAAATCCAAttctaaattttaaatccaAATTCAAATTCATATTTTGAAAGAACCAAACACACCGTAACCTTTTCAAGGTATTTGGAATTTGAAGTTAATGTCGAAATTATTATCTATATGAAATGAAGAAACGCCTCCGATCCAAGGCAATTATTTATTGCAGTTAAATAAGAAATACTCCAGTGCGTAACTTTCCCTTCTAGGCAACATTCTTGTTTTCCTTGCCAGATTTACTTAAATGCCATGTCTCGTTGTTTAAGGAATGTAGCAGTTGGCGTCCGTTCTTTATAATATATCGTCGTACAACTCTTAATCTGGTCGATATCGCAGCAATGGCTAAAGCATTTGTCTCTCTTTTCTTCCTGCTATTTTCAGTCTCGGGTAGGTTTTGTTTTCAATCAATTCGATCAGAGCTTTGAAAATGCTCATATTTACATCTAAAATTCTCATTTATCCGCATGCATGCAGCGGTATCCCAAATGAGATCGGCCAGAGGGCAGGAGGTGTGCTTAATACTAAAACTTATAATATTCAGCTCAAATTAAAATGTAAATTAAAAGACAAGCAATACATAAGATATACACGTATATATTTTCTTGCAGATGAATTGGTGCGTGGCAAAACCTTCGAGCGAGCAGGTCGCTCTGAATGACAACATCCAATACGCCTGCAACAATCTGGCCGACTGCAGGGTGATTCAGCCGGGCGGTGCTTGCTACTTACCGAATAATCTCATCAACCACGCTTCCGTAGTCATGAATCTGTATTTCCAGTCCAGGGACAGGCAATACTGGAACTGTGAATTTGGAGGCACTGGACTCCGTGTCATCACTGATCCAAGTAAGTCCCCGCCTCTATATATGTTGTAATAAAAAACAATCTGCAGTTTTTAATACAGAAATTGGCCCCAAAATAATCTTCTTGGGTTGCATGCAGGCTATGGAGGCTGCAGCTACAATGATACTGGGAAACAGTTCTAGCTAGAAGCTTTGTATACCAGAAATTTA
This window contains:
- the LOC142519065 gene encoding glucan endo-1,3-beta-D-glucosidase-like, which gives rise to MAKAFVSLFFLLFSVSAVSQMRSARGQEMNWCVAKPSSEQVALNDNIQYACNNLADCRVIQPGGACYLPNNLINHASVVMNLYFQSRDRQYWNCEFGGTGLRVITDPSYGGCSYNDTGKQF